A single region of the Streptomyces virginiae genome encodes:
- a CDS encoding DUF6233 domain-containing protein: MTETSPSAPITLVLPDGQAIERVRLYEREQLDTGLWMYRIGVPLWQAAVGGGVELAEYSTWVTAAQLRPLPGVDLGGIPAHPRTRTSVPGRWAWLLDGRTHGRPATVHAEGCPSTTGRAHPLDTTQALDVLARPGTVACTACDAAETLLPILAHGRNDAPASGD, translated from the coding sequence GTGACCGAAACCTCCCCGTCGGCCCCGATCACCCTCGTCCTCCCCGACGGGCAGGCCATCGAGCGGGTACGACTCTACGAACGCGAGCAGCTCGACACCGGACTGTGGATGTATCGCATAGGTGTTCCCTTGTGGCAGGCCGCCGTGGGCGGCGGCGTCGAGCTGGCGGAGTACAGCACGTGGGTCACCGCCGCACAGCTGCGCCCGCTGCCCGGGGTCGACCTGGGCGGCATCCCCGCCCACCCGCGGACCCGTACCTCGGTGCCGGGCCGGTGGGCGTGGCTGCTCGACGGCCGCACCCACGGCCGGCCCGCCACCGTCCACGCCGAAGGCTGCCCGAGCACAACGGGCCGGGCGCACCCGCTGGACACCACGCAGGCACTCGACGTGCTCGCACGGCCCGGCACCGTCGCCTGCACCGCGTGCGACGCCGCCGAGACGCTCCTGCCGATCCTCGCGCACGGCCGGAACGACGCGCCCGCCTCCGGCGACTGA
- a CDS encoding IS5 family transposase (programmed frameshift) — MVDDDLWALIEPLLPPWPARSPGPRPVADRLCLQGILYVLCNDIAWQLLPPELGFGSGQTCWRRLERWQRAGVFDRLHRILLAELNAAGRLDWSRACVDGSHIRAKKGGADTGPSPVDRRKTGSKHHLICDGRGTPLRVITTAANVNDVTQTLALVDGIPPVAGRPGRPRRRPEALLGDKGYGSNPNRDELRKRRILPVISRKGAPNIKGMGKLRYVVEQTFALLHQFKRLAVRWERRTELHDAFVSLACSLICWRRLNKPAS, encoded by the exons ATCGTGGACGATGACTTGTGGGCACTGATCGAGCCGCTGCTGCCGCCCTGGCCGGCGAGGTCGCCTGGGCCTCGGCCGGTGGCGGACCGGTTGTGTCTGCAGGGCATCCTGTATGTCCTCTGCAACGACATCGCCTGGCAACTCCTACCGCCCGAGCTGGGGTTCGGCTCGGGGCAGACCTGTTGGCGGCGCCTGGAGCGGTGGCAGCGGGCCGGGGTCTTCGACCGGCTGCACCGCATCCTGCTCGCCGAGCTGAACGCGGCCGGCCGTCTCGACTGGTCCAGGGCATGCGTGGACGGCTCCCACATCCGGGCGA AAAAAGGGGGAGCCGACACCGGTCCGTCGCCGGTCGACCGGCGGAAGACGGGCAGCAAACACCACCTGATCTGCGACGGACGCGGTACCCCGCTGAGAGTCATCACGACCGCGGCGAACGTCAACGACGTCACCCAGACCCTCGCTCTGGTCGACGGCATCCCACCCGTGGCGGGCCGGCCAGGTAGGCCCCGCCGTCGCCCCGAGGCCCTGCTCGGAGACAAGGGCTACGGCTCCAACCCCAACCGCGATGAGCTGCGCAAACGCCGGATCCTGCCGGTCATCTCCCGCAAGGGAGCCCCGAACATCAAGGGCATGGGCAAGCTCCGCTACGTCGTCGAGCAGACCTTCGCCCTGCTTCACCAGTTCAAACGGCTCGCCGTCCGATGGGAACGCCGCACCGAACTCCACGACGCGTTCGTCTCCCTCGCCTGCAGCCTCATCTGCTGGCGACGCCTCAACAAACCCGCCTCATGA
- a CDS encoding ISKra4 family transposase, which translates to MKPYDTHATADLFARSVSAFETLMRTLSGTDAGAWTHAELEEHLDAAGRELLRQLLQDHLDLRAMREEQPVRAGSRPLVVGPEGRGRPWRETGHSRWLATVFGLVRVGRVAHRGPGVGNVHPADAALSLPAGRHSMGLRRLAVTEAVRGSFDQAQQAVERRCGKVLGKRRLEELVVAAAVDADSFYQARIPFPCSRQMPLVVQVDGKGVVMRPEALREATRRAAAKAASGHRGRLAPGEKPNRKRMATVACVFDTRPAPRRPHDVIHPPGGRRGERPARPGPKAENKWCTASLVRPPAQVIADAFDQAQARDPKHLRPWIVLVDGARHQLDLVTAEAGRRGVTLHVLLDFVHVAEYVWAAAHAFNKPGTTEAEGWAADHLTAILAGHASRTADQMTAQADREHLSAARREAVDACHRYLTGHLDQLRYDTALNSGWPIATGAVEGACRHLIADRLDITGARWGLDGAEAVLRLRAVVANGDLDSYWRYHAAREHERLYPATDQQEYDLMA; encoded by the coding sequence ATGAAACCGTACGACACTCATGCCACCGCTGACCTCTTTGCCCGCTCGGTCAGTGCCTTCGAGACGCTGATGCGCACCCTGTCGGGCACGGATGCGGGCGCGTGGACCCACGCCGAGCTGGAAGAACACCTCGACGCCGCCGGGCGGGAGCTGTTACGGCAGCTGCTGCAGGACCATTTGGACCTGCGTGCGATGCGCGAAGAACAGCCGGTCCGCGCCGGCAGCAGGCCTCTCGTGGTGGGGCCGGAGGGACGAGGCAGGCCCTGGCGGGAGACGGGACACTCCCGCTGGCTGGCCACTGTGTTCGGGCTGGTCCGCGTTGGCCGGGTTGCTCATCGGGGCCCGGGCGTCGGCAACGTGCACCCCGCCGACGCCGCGCTGTCACTTCCTGCGGGCCGGCACTCTATGGGCCTGCGCCGGCTCGCGGTCACCGAAGCCGTGCGCGGCTCGTTCGACCAAGCCCAGCAGGCGGTCGAGCGTCGCTGCGGGAAGGTGCTGGGCAAACGCCGACTCGAAGAACTGGTGGTCGCGGCCGCGGTCGACGCCGACAGCTTCTACCAGGCCCGGATCCCGTTCCCATGCAGCCGGCAGATGCCGCTGGTGGTCCAGGTGGACGGCAAGGGCGTGGTCATGCGGCCCGAGGCCCTGCGAGAGGCCACCCGCCGGGCCGCCGCGAAAGCCGCCAGCGGTCATCGCGGCCGGCTCGCGCCAGGCGAGAAGCCGAACCGGAAGCGGATGGCGACCGTGGCCTGTGTCTTCGACACCCGCCCGGCCCCCAGGCGCCCCCACGACGTGATCCACCCGCCCGGCGGCCGAAGGGGCGAACGCCCCGCTCGCCCGGGGCCGAAGGCCGAGAACAAATGGTGCACAGCCTCGCTGGTCCGCCCGCCCGCGCAGGTCATCGCCGACGCATTCGACCAAGCCCAGGCCCGCGACCCGAAGCATCTGCGGCCGTGGATCGTCCTCGTCGACGGCGCCCGTCATCAGCTTGACCTGGTCACCGCCGAGGCTGGCCGGCGCGGTGTCACGCTGCACGTGCTGCTGGACTTCGTGCACGTCGCCGAGTACGTCTGGGCCGCCGCCCACGCCTTCAACAAGCCCGGCACCACCGAGGCCGAAGGCTGGGCGGCCGACCATCTGACCGCGATCCTCGCTGGCCATGCCTCCCGCACCGCCGACCAGATGACCGCCCAAGCCGACCGGGAACACCTGTCGGCCGCCCGACGCGAGGCCGTCGACGCCTGCCACCGCTACCTGACCGGCCACCTCGACCAGCTCCGCTACGACACCGCGCTCAACAGCGGGTGGCCGATCGCCACAGGGGCGGTCGAGGGCGCCTGCCGTCATCTGATCGCTGATCGCCTCGACATCACCGGCGCCCGCTGGGGCCTGGACGGAGCCGAAGCCGTCCTACGGCTCCGCGCGGTCGTCGCCAACGGCGACCTCGACTCCTACTGGCGCTACCACGCAGCCCGCGAGCACGAGCGCCTCTACCCCGCGACCGACCAGCAGGAATACGACCTCATGGCTTGA
- a CDS encoding GNAT family N-acetyltransferase, whose protein sequence is MSDLRIQRPDGDAMLKDWQYAHNVIIPTHSLCLDEVRERAQRHHLEIAYLGDDLVGCSTVRPPTDETRTATVIARVLAPHRRQGFGGELYARGVNRARELGAEVIETVVLSSNEDGLRFALKHGFVETERYLLPGDTIPWIDLRLS, encoded by the coding sequence ATGTCTGATCTTCGTATCCAGCGGCCGGACGGCGACGCCATGCTCAAAGACTGGCAGTACGCCCACAACGTGATCATTCCTACCCATTCCCTGTGCCTGGACGAAGTACGGGAACGTGCCCAGCGCCACCACCTGGAGATCGCGTATCTCGGTGACGATCTCGTGGGCTGCAGCACGGTCCGCCCGCCGACGGACGAAACACGGACGGCCACAGTCATCGCCCGAGTGCTCGCCCCTCACCGCAGGCAGGGGTTCGGCGGGGAACTCTATGCGCGCGGGGTCAACCGGGCACGGGAACTGGGGGCCGAGGTGATCGAGACCGTCGTTCTGTCCTCCAATGAGGACGGACTCCGGTTTGCGCTGAAGCACGGCTTCGTCGAGACCGAGCGATACCTGCTACCTGGAGACACGATCCCCTGGATCGACTTGCGGCTCTCCTGA
- a CDS encoding IS5 family transposase (programmed frameshift), whose translation MWDRIEPLMPADPVRGRRWADHRRTLEAIAWKYRTNSPWRDLPDELGPFQTAHRRLIRWAVDGTWQEILTAVLAAADAVDDIDWTVSVDSTVVRAHQHSAGARKKGAEGRDEPADHALGRSRGGLSTKVHLAADGRARPLALTVTAGQAGDAPAFEAVMSRIRVPRGGPGRPRTRPLAVLADRAYSSRAIRAHLRRRGIRAVIPQPSDQVGHRLRRGRRGGRPPGFDAEVYKQRNTVERCINRLKQWRGLATRCDKLAIAYQAALHLAAILIWARR comes from the exons ATGTGGGACCGGATCGAGCCGCTGATGCCGGCCGATCCGGTCCGCGGCAGGCGGTGGGCCGACCACCGCCGCACCCTCGAGGCCATCGCCTGGAAGTACCGCACCAACTCGCCCTGGCGAGACCTGCCCGACGAGCTCGGCCCGTTCCAGACCGCCCACAGACGGCTGATCAGATGGGCGGTCGACGGGACCTGGCAGGAGATCCTGACCGCGGTCCTGGCGGCCGCGGACGCCGTTGACGACATCGACTGGACCGTCTCGGTCGACTCCACCGTCGTCCGAGCCCACCAGCATTCCGCCGGAGCACGCAAAA AAGGGGCCGAAGGCCGCGACGAGCCCGCCGACCACGCCCTCGGACGCTCACGCGGCGGCCTGAGCACCAAGGTCCACCTGGCCGCAGACGGCCGAGCACGACCCCTGGCCCTGACCGTCACCGCGGGCCAGGCCGGCGACGCACCGGCCTTCGAAGCGGTCATGTCCCGCATCCGCGTGCCGCGAGGCGGGCCGGGCAGGCCCCGGACACGGCCGTTGGCCGTGCTCGCGGACCGGGCCTACTCCTCACGCGCCATCCGGGCCCACCTGCGACGACGCGGGATCCGTGCGGTCATTCCGCAGCCGTCCGACCAGGTCGGCCACCGCCTGCGACGAGGACGCCGAGGCGGCCGCCCGCCCGGCTTCGACGCTGAGGTCTACAAGCAGCGGAACACCGTCGAACGCTGCATCAACCGGCTCAAGCAGTGGCGCGGCCTGGCCACCCGATGCGACAAGCTCGCCATCGCCTACCAGGCCGCACTCCACCTCGCCGCCATCCTCATCTGGGCACGACGCTGA